Part of the Georgenia sp. TF02-10 genome, ACCGTCCTGGCCCTCATCGCGCAGGACACCGGGCAGGACGTGGCCACCATCGAGCGGGACTCGCGGCGGGACCGCTGGTTCACCGCTACTGAGGCGGTGGCCTACGGGTTCGCCGACCGGGTCCTGGACCGGGTCGAGGACATCCGTCCGGCCCCGGCCCGCCGTGCCGGACTGGGGGCCTGACCGATGGCCAGCTACCCGATCCCCTACGTCACCACCCAGACCCCGCGCGGGGAGCGCACCGTCGACATCTACAGCCGGCTGCTGGCCGAGCGGATCGTCTACCTCGGCACCGAGATCGACGACGGCGTGGCCAACGCCCTCATCGCCCAGCTCATCCACCTCGAGTCGGAGAGCACCGACCAGCCGATCAGCTTCTACATCAACTCCCCGGGCGGCTCGGTGACCGCCATGCTCGCCGTCTACGACACGATGCAGTACGTCCGCGCCCCGATCGCCACCACCTGCGTCGGCCAGGCGGCGTCGTCGGCAGCGGTACTGCTGGCCGGGGGCGAGCCGGGCCAGCGTGCGATGCTCACCCGCGCCCGGGTCATCCTGCACCAGCCCGCCACCGAGGGTCGCGGCGCCGTCCCCGACCTCATCCTGGAGGCGGAGGAGGTCGCCCGGGTCCGCGCGATGCTGGAGGAGCTCATCGCCAAGGACACCGGCCGCACCGTGGCGCAGGTCCGCGAGGACACCGAGCGCGACCTCGTCCTCACGGCTCCCCAGGCGCTGGACTACGGGCTGGTGGACCATGTCCTCGACCGCCGGCCGGCTCCCGCCGGCGCGGCCCTGCTCGCCGGGTGAGGGGTTCAGGCGGCCAGGCGGTGGGCCGCCGACGGCGGTCGCACGGCCTGGGTGGGGACGGGCAGGCTCGCGGGGGCTGGCAGGCCCCTGGGGGCCGGCAGGCCCGCGAGGACAGGCAGGTTTATCCCGGCCGGCAGGCCCATCGCTGCCGACAGGTTCATGTGGGCCGGCCGGCTCATCCCGGCCGACAGGTTCGTGTGGGCCGGCCGGCTCGTCTGGGTCGGTCGTGCCGTCCGGACCGGCGCGACCGCCCGAGCCGACAGCGTCACCCTGGCCGGCCCGGCCATCCGTGCGCCGGCGCGCCGGACGACCTCGGCCGCGGGCAGGCCGAGCGCACCGCTCAGCGAGCGCAGCACCTCCGATGAGGGATCCTTCAGCCCGCGCTCGATCTCCGAGAGGTACTGAGGCGAGATCGACGCCGCCGCGGCCACGTCGACCAGCCGCTCCCGCCGCGCGACCCGCTCCGCCCGC contains:
- a CDS encoding ClpP family protease, whose product is MASYPIPYVTTQTPRGERTVDIYSRLLAERIVYLGTEIDDGVANALIAQLIHLESESTDQPISFYINSPGGSVTAMLAVYDTMQYVRAPIATTCVGQAASSAAVLLAGGEPGQRAMLTRARVILHQPATEGRGAVPDLILEAEEVARVRAMLEELIAKDTGRTVAQVREDTERDLVLTAPQALDYGLVDHVLDRRPAPAGAALLAG
- a CDS encoding helix-turn-helix domain-containing protein; the protein is MATLSVVPRTGPTAPTGGVPARSVPARRPGAPDRRAAPAPLLREAVGQVLRAERVARRERLVDVAAAASISPQYLSEIERGLKDPSSEVLRSLSGALGLPAAEVVRRAGARMAGPARVTLSARAVAPVRTARPTQTSRPAHTNLSAGMSRPAHMNLSAAMGLPAGINLPVLAGLPAPRGLPAPASLPVPTQAVRPPSAAHRLAA